The following DNA comes from SAR324 cluster bacterium.
ATTCATGCAGAACAATTACTGCCCTCAGGTTGGACAGTTTGAAGGCCAGAATTTCACAGCTAAAGCTATGGAAAAAATGGTAGTGGAGGATATCTCTCCAGATGAAGCGGTTGGATATCTCGAAGAGTTGATGCTCAACGTTAAGTGATCATCAAGCGGCAGGCCATATCTGAAATATGGCCTGTCAAGCCCTCCAATATTTCCAAAGCCTATTACTTTGGAACTTCCTTCAATCTTTCTCATGACTAAGCAGGATTTTCGCAGCCGTGACGCTAGACTTGGGTTCCTCCTTGTTTTACCTGCTGTAGTTCTTGTCATTCTTGTTGTGATTTTGCCAATCATATCTGGGATTCAAATCAGTTTTACCTCTCAAAGAGTAGTTGGAAGTGAATACGAATTTATTTGGCTAAAAAATTATTTTGAACTTTTTGAGGACAAACAATTTATCGCTTCTCTTGGCAAAAGCGCGATCTGGGTGTTGGCAAATGGTTTTTTCCAAACTTTAGCAGCATTGTTAATCGCATTATTGATCAATCAACCATTCAGGGGGCAAAATTTTGTTCGGACTTGGATCATCCTTCCATGGGCTGTACCTGCAGCGGTGACAGCAATTCTTTGGCGCTGGATGTTTGATGCCTCTTCAGGAATTTTGAACACAACGATGAAGGGAATGGATTTGGTGCAAAAACCCGTGCTTTTTCTGGCTAATCCCGACATTGCTGGAATGAGTCTGACCTTTGTCAATTCTTGGAGATACATACCATTCTTGACGATTATTTTCCTTGCTTCCTTAGCAAGTGTCCCTGAGGAAGAGTACGAAGCAGCCAAAGTTGATGGAGCATCTCCCTGGTTACAATTCAAATCGATTACCTTCCCTAATCTTTTGCCAACACTGACCGTTCTGGGTTTGGTTGGAACCCTTTGGGCTTCAAATGTGTTTGATATTATTTGGATGATGACACGTGGTGGACCAGGGGACGCAACGACGACGGTTCCTGTCTTGATGTATGATATGGCATTTTATGGCTATAACATTTCAAAGGCTACAGCGGGAGCGATCATCTTCTTATTTATCCTTATTATTTTCACCTTTGTTTTCATCTTTGCCAATCGGAAACAGTTCGTTGTTGCGAGTGAAACTTTCCAAGATTTATCAAAATAGATCATGAAGTTAAATTTTTCGATTTTTTCGCTTCTACG
Coding sequences within:
- a CDS encoding sugar ABC transporter permease is translated as MTKQDFRSRDARLGFLLVLPAVVLVILVVILPIISGIQISFTSQRVVGSEYEFIWLKNYFELFEDKQFIASLGKSAIWVLANGFFQTLAALLIALLINQPFRGQNFVRTWIILPWAVPAAVTAILWRWMFDASSGILNTTMKGMDLVQKPVLFLANPDIAGMSLTFVNSWRYIPFLTIIFLASLASVPEEEYEAAKVDGASPWLQFKSITFPNLLPTLTVLGLVGTLWASNVFDIIWMMTRGGPGDATTTVPVLMYDMAFYGYNISKATAGAIIFLFILIIFTFVFIFANRKQFVVASETFQDLSK